DNA sequence from the Agrobacterium tumefaciens genome:
GCGGTGTGCCTGCGCTGCCAATGGGTGTCGGCGATGTGGTGCAGGTGGCGATTTTCGAAAGCCAGGCGGGTGGTCTGTTTATTCCGAACGATGCGGGCAGCCGCCCCGGCAACTTCATCAGCCTGCCGAACCAGACGGTGGATAGGGAAGGCAATATCAGCGTGCCCTATGCCGGCAAGATCCGCGCGACCGGCCGCAATGTCGAGGATGTACAGAGCGAAATCGAGGAGCGACTTGCAAACCGCGCCATCGAACCGCAGGTTCTTATCACCAAGATTTCCAGCCGTTCGGCGCAGGCCTCCGTGCTTGGCGATGTCAAGGAACCGACAAAGGTCCAGCTTTCGGAAGCGGGCGATCGCGTTCTTGACGTGATTTCCTATGCCAAAGGCCTCAGCGCCCCCAATATCGAATCCTATGTGACGCTGATCCGCCGCGGCAAGACTGCGCGCGTCAACTATAATCACCTCGTCAGCACGCCGACCGAGAACATCTATGTGGTTCCGGGCGACACGATCATGGTGGAACGTGAGCGCCGCACCTATCTGGCCTTCGGCGCTTCCGGCCTCAACGGCCGTTTCGAATTCGAGGACGCCGATCTCAAGCTTTCGGATGCGCTTGGCAAGGCGGGCGGTTTGCTCGATTCCCGCGCGGACCCGGCCCAGGTCTATGTTTATCGCACCGTCAAGCGCGACCTGCTGGTCAAACTCGGCATCAATACATCCAAGTTCCCCGGACAAGACGTTCCGGTCATCTTCCGCGCCAATCTGCGCGATCCGTCGACCTTCTTCGCCAGCACGAAGTTCCCGATGCAGGATCGCGACATCATCTACGTCACGAATTCGCAGGCAACCGAACTTTACAAGTTCCTCGATCTCGTCGGCTCCGTTCCCGCAACGACGGGCAATGTGGCCGAGGATGTCCTTGCGACGCGCAACGCCATCCGGGCCTTCTGACCCATGGCATCGCCCCGCTGACACCAAAGCCGCCCCGGAAACGAGGCGGCTTTTTCTTTGGCTGAAACCAACGGGGGGAATTGTCTGCCGGTCAGCATGCATATCGACGATACTCCGCTCCATCAACTGATGGCACTAGTGAACACAGATGCTGATCCTGGAGGCACGGTCCGAAGCGGGCAGCGGCTGCCGTGCGGTAAGGCCGGTGACCGGCATCGGCCGAAAGCCGTCCCCCCCTGCTCCGCAAGGCGTAGCGCCGTGGACATTGTCGCCGCCATTACAAAAGTTTAAGGTGATTTCGCAGCGCAATGGGTATCTTCTGGGTGGCAAGCTGCTCCCAAAGCTTGCCGCACATGTTCGGGAAAGCATGTATCGCTCTCATTATGCGGAACCTTCAGATGAAACGTTTCTGGACCGCCCTCAGCGTTCTTGCCATCGCAGCCATCGGCGCGTGGTATTTTAGGGATCGCCTGCCGCTCGATCAAATTCCCTATCTCAAGCAATTCGCCAGCGTCTCGCAAAAGACGGAACCTGCCGCAACGGATACCAGGGCGCAGCACGCACAAAACGGCCAGTCCGCCCCACAGCAGGGCCAAAGACAAGGGGGCGGACGGCGCAATGGCGGACCGCCCACCGTCAGCACCATCGCCGTCGACAAGGCGACACTGCCGATGGATGCCATGGCAACGGGGTGGGCGGTTGCGGCCGATATTACCAATATCGCCCCGCTTCAGGCCGGTCTCGTCACCGAAATCACGGCAAAGGACGGCCAGCATATCAAGGCCGGCGATCTGATCCTGAAAATGGATGACCGCATTGCCCGCGCGGCCGTCGACAAGGACAAGGCCAATATTGCCGCCGATCAGGCGACGCTTGATCAGGCAGAGGCGGCCTTCCAGCGCGCCGCCAATCTGGTCAAGCAGAATGCCGAAGCCCAGCAGGTGCTGGATCTGGCCAAGGCGGCGCGGGATTCGGCCAGCGCCAAGATCAACGCTGACCGCGCGGCACTGGCCTCCGACCAGGTGACGCTCGAGAATATGGAGATTCGTGCGCCTTTCGATGGGCGGCTGGGCGATATCAGCGTCAGCCCCGGCGCTTATCTCAGCGCCGGCGTCAATATCGTGACGATCACGAAATACGACCCCATCGACGTCAGTTTCCGCCTGTCCCAACGTTACCTGCCGCAATTGCGCGAGGGCCTGGAGAAAGGAACAGCTGTAAATGTCGACCCGGCGGCGACCGGCGGCGAGGCCATGCAGGGCGTGTTGCGCTTTTACGACAATACCGTGGACCAGACCTCCGGTACCGTGCTGGCGAAAGCGGAATTCAAGAACGACCGCGGCCTTTTATGGCCCGGCCAGTCCGTCAACGTCACCGCCCACTTCGTTTCGGATGAGGAGATGATCGTCGTGCCGACGGTGTCGGTTCGGCCGGGGCCGAAGGGAAGTTTTGTCTATACTGTCGATGAGAACCACCGGGTCCACATGACGACGGTGGAAGTCGCCCGATCGAACGGCGATCTCACCGCCATCGCCAGCGGCCTGTCCGGTGGAGAGCATGTGATCGTCGAAGGCCAGTCGGAACTCACCGACGGCCAGCAGGTTGTCGAGCAGTTTTCCGACAAGGGTGGCGCAGACGGCAATCTGGCCGCCAATGTTCCGCAGGAAGGGGCTGGCAAACCATGATCTCCAATTTCTGCATCAACCGGCCCGTCGCAACCACTCTTCTCGCCATCGGCCTCGTGCTGGCCGGGCTGGCCGGTTTCCGTCTGCTGCCCGTCGCCGCACTGCCGAAGGTCGACTTTCCGACAATCAGCGTCTCGTCGTCGCTATCAGGCGCTTCGCCGCAGACCATGGCCACATCGGTCACCACCCCGCTGGTCAAGCAGTTCGAGACCATTCCGGGCGTCAGCGAGATCAGCGCCACCAATACGTTGGGCAACAGCTCGATCGTGCTGCAATTCGACCTCAACCGCGATATCGATGCGGCGGCTGCCGACGTTCAGGCCGCAATTTCGCGGGCGCAGCGGCAATTGCCGAGCAACATGACGACAACGCCGAGCTACCGCAAGACCAACCCGGCCGATGCGCCGGTGCTGCTGCTTGCCGTCAACAGCAAGGAAATGCCGACCAGCAAGGTAGATGAAATCGCCGAAGATATTATCTCGCCGCTTCTGTCGACCATTTCCGGCGTCGCGCAGGTGAGCATCTACGGCGCGCAGACCTATGCCGTGCGGATCGGCCTCGATCCGGCGCAACTTCAGGCAAGAGGGCTCGGCGTCGATACCGTGACAACGGCCATTGCGCAGGCGAATAATCAGGTGCCTGTCGGCGCGTTGCAAAACGATAATCAGCGCCTGACGATCGAGGCGGATACCCAGCGCACCGATGCTGCTGCCTTCCGCTCGCTGGTTGTCGCGACTAACAACGGCGCTCCCATCCATCTCGGCGATATCGCAAATGTCACCGATAGCATCGACAATACCAACGCAGGCAGCTGGTTTGATGGCGAACAGGCCATCGTGCTTGCCGTGCAGCGCCAGCCGGACGCCAATACCGTTGATGTTGTGGATGCCATAAAGGCCAAGCTGCCGGCACTTCGCCAGCAATTGCCGCCCTCGGTGAACATCAACGTCATGAACGATGCCTCGACAGCCATCACGGACGCGATCTCCGATGTGCAATTCACGCTTTTCCTTACCATCGGGCTGGTCGTCGCGGTCATCTATCTTTTCACCGGCCACCTGACGGCGACCATCATTCCAGGCCTTGCCGTGCCGCTGTCGCTGATCACCGCCTTTGGTGCGATGTATGTGCTGGGTTACAGCATCGACAATATCTCACTGCTTGGCCTGACATTGTCCGTGGGGCTTGTGGTTGACGACGCCATCGTCATGCTGGAAAACATCCTGCGCCTGCATGAAAAAGGGCTGACCATGCGGGAGGCGGCGCTTCAGGGGGCGGCGGAAGTCAGCAACACCATCCTGTCCATGTCCATCTCGCTGGTTGCCGTGTTCATTCCCATCCTGTTGATGGGTGGGGTGATCGGCAGGTTATTCAACGAATTCGGCATGGTCGTCACGCTCGCGATCATGGCATCGGCGCTGGTATCGCTCACGGTAACGCCGATGCTCGCCTCGCGCCTTTCCGGCAATTCGTCGAGACCGCCAGCCATTGTCCGCTGGTTCGATGCCGGTTTCGAGCGCACGCTGCGTGGTTATGGTCGTGCCGTCGGCTGGTGCCTTTCCCACCGCCGTGTGGTTCTGGCTTCGTTTCTGGCCTCGATCGCCGCCTCGCTCTTTCTGTTCGAGACCCTGCCCTCCAGCTTCTTCCCGCAGGAGGATATTGGCCGCCTTTCCGTGTCGACGCAGGCACGCGAAGACATTTCCTATACTGCGATGCGTGACCTTCAGGCTCAGGTCGCGGACCAGATCCGCAAAAATCCGGCCGTTGTGCATGTCACGTCCATCGTCGGTGGCAATTCCCGCAATCCGCTGAACAACGGTTCGATGTTCGTGGAACTGAAGCCCAAGGAACAACGCGCGCCGCTCAGCCAGGTACTCACGGAACTGGGGCAGGCCACATCGAAAGTCGCCGGCATCCGCACCTATATCAATCCGCAGCAGAGCCTGCGTTTTGGCGGGCGCAGCTCCGCCAGCCAGTACCAGCTCGTCGTTCAGGGCCTGAACGCCGACACCACCAATGACTGGTCGAACAAGCTGATGGAAGCGATGCGCCGCGACCACACCTTCACGTCAGTCACCTCAGATGCCCAGAACGGCGCGATCGCCGCAACGATTTCCGTCGACCCGGAAAAGGCGGCCGCCTTCGGCATCACCAACGACCAACTGCGCAAGACGCTGGAAATGTCCTTTGGCGGTTATACGGCGGCGCAAATCCAGTCGACCGGCGATAGTTACGACGTGATTATCGAATTCGACAGCTCGAAACAGTGGAATGACGATTTCCTCAGCGATATCAACATTCTCTCCGCCAAATCTGGCGTTCTTGTTCCGCTGTCCAACTTCGCCAGCCTGACCCGCACCCAAGCACCGGTCACCATCAACCAGACCGGCCAGCTCGTCTCCACCACGATTTCCTTCAACTTGCCGGATGGGGTGGCGCTTTCCGATGCCACCAGCCAGATCGATCAGCTCAAGAGCACGATCGGTCTGCCACAGGACGTTTTCACCAGCTATGGCGGCACGGCGGCGATCTTCCAGCAGAGCCAGGGCAATACCGGCATCCTCATTCTGGCGGCGGTGCTGACCATTTATGTGGTTCTCGGCGTTCTCTACGAAAGCTTCATCCATCCGCTGACCATCTTGTCCGGCCTGCCGGCGGCCGCCTTCGGCGCTCTGGTGGCATTGAAGGTGATGGGCATGGATTTTTCGATCATCGCGCTTATCGGCCTTTTGATGCTGATCGGTATCGTCAAGAAAAACGCGATCATGATGATAGACGTTGCGGTAGAACTAATGCGCGAAAAGGCGGAACCGCCCGTCACCGCCATCCACGAAGCCTGCGTTCGCCGGTTCCGGCCTATCATGATGACGACCTTCTGCGCGCTGCTTGGGGCGCTTCCCATCGCACTCGGCTCAGGTGCAAGTTCGGAGCTGCGCCAGCCGCTCGGCGTCGCCGTGGTTGGCGGCCTCATCGTCTCGCAATTGCTGACGCTGTTCATCACGCCTGTCATCTTCGTGGAGATGGACCGCTTCGGCCATTTCCTCACTGGCCTGTTTTCCCGGAAAAAACCAGCCGGAAAACATGCCGAGCCGCAAAAACCGGAAAGCGAAGGTCAGCCCGATTCCGTTGCTGCCTAACCTCTTTTTCCGAGGCGCTTCAGCGCCTCGGAAAAACCTGCCGTCTGCAGTCGTGGATAAATACGGAGTGCGGCGGGCGCACTCCGTGAAAAATTAACCGGGCGGCAGCAGCACCGCCAAGTTTTTCCTACTGTCTGGAGAACCGGCCGAAGGCGCCGCCTGAAAAGCACAGGGGATCACCATCGCGGTGGGCTGCACGCAGCACTTCGCCGACGATGATCGTGTGATCTCCCGCATCATGGGCGGCGGCCTGCCGGCATTCAAACCGGGCGAGTGTTCCGGGAATGACCGGCACACCCTCATCGTTCATTTCCCAGTCCAGATCGTCAAAGGCACGGCCGTTGCGGGTGAAGCGGGCGCTCAGCACATCCTGATCGGCGCTCAGCACATGAATGGCGAAATGGGTGGCGCCGCTGAAGGCCGGATAACGCGACGAATTTTTGGCAGGCGACCACAGCACCAGCGGCGGATCGAGCGACACGGACGCAAAGCTGTTGACCGTCATGCCGATCGGGCCTTCCGGTGTTGTGGCCGTCACCACCGTGACCCCCGTCGTGAAGGCGCCAAGCGCGTTGCGAAAACTGCGGCTGTTTTCGCCGCCGGGAACGAATACATGCTCATTGGGCATTTTGATCGCCTCTGCCATTGCCACTGTCATCACGGCACCTCGTTTCCGATTGCGAGTGTATAAAGCTCAAACCATGTCTGGCGGTCGATTGTGACACGCAGGGCGTCAGCCGCCGTTTTGATGCGTTCGATATTGTTAGTGCCGAGCACCGGCACGATCTTCGACGGATGGCGCAAAAGCCAGGCGATGGCGACAGCGGTGGCATCCACGCCCTGCTCCTTGCCGATGCGCTGCAGCGCCGCCATTGTTCCACCATGGGCCCCGGAAAACAGCGAACCGCCGCCAAGCGGCGACCAGGCCATCGGCGAAACCCGCTTTTCCTGCAGGAAGGCGAGATCGCCATTGGTGAAACTATCCGTGGCAAGCAGGCTCATTTCGATCTGGTTCGTCACCAGCCGGTTTTTCATGGCAGATTGCAGCAGCGAGAAATCCCATGGGCGGAAGTTGGAGACGCCAACGGCCTTCACCTTGCCCGACGCCACCAGTGCGTCGAGCGCCTTGCCGGTTTCCTCCGCATCGATCAGCGGATCAGGTCGATGAATGAGCAGGAGATCGACATAGTCGGTTCCCATGTCGCGCAGGGATGCCTCGACCGACGCATTGATATGGCCAGCCGTCGTATCGTAATGCTTGACGCGGGCGGCGGAGTGCCGGCCGGCCGGCGCGACGATGCCGCATTTGGTGACGATCTCGATCTTGTCACGCAGTCCCGGAGCAGCCTTCAGGCCTCCACCCAGAATGGCTTCCGCCGTGTATCCGCCGTAAATATCGGCCTGATCCATGGTAGTGATTCCCTGCACCAGGCAGGCTTCGATCTTGGCCTGCACATGGGCGGGCGACGTGTCCTTATCGTCACCGATGCGCCACATGCCGTAAACGATGCGGCTGAGTTCCAATGTTTCAGAAAGAGCGATGCGTTCCATCAGTGGCGTTCCCCGTTGCCGAGCGGCGTGGCAGGCGTTTCAGAAGGCACCCGGCCGTAAGCATGCGGCAGGGAGCAGGTTTTCATCTGCGGCAGAACCTTGCTGCCGAAGTGTTCCGCCTCGTCAATATGCGGATAGCCGGAAAGAATGAAGGCGCGAATGCCCATCTTCTGGTATTCTTCCAGCGTCGACAGAACCTGATCCGTCGAACCGACAAGGGCCGCACCACAGCCGGAGCGCGCCCGGCCGATGCCGGTCCACAGATTGGGTTCAACATAACCGAACTTGTCAGCCAGTTCGCGGGCACGCGCCTGGTGCGACACGCCGAGCGAGCCGCTGTCATGGGCGCGGTTGCGGATCAGCTGGCCATATTCGTCATCCAGCTTCGAGACGAGATGCTCTGCATATTCGCGGGCTTCCTGTTCGGTATCGCGCACCACCATATGGACACGCAGGCCGTAATCCAGCGTGCGGCCATGGGCGGCAGCGCGTTCGTTGGCGGCGCGCATGCGGTCCGCCAGCTGGTCCTTCGTCTCCGGCCACATCAGATAGACGTCGCATTGCGCGCCGCAAAGTTCGAGCGCATCCGGCGAATATCCGCCGAAATAAAGCAGCGGTCCGCCATTCTGCTGGTAGGGTCGTGCCGGCTCGGTGGAGACGCCCTTGAACTGGTAGATCTCGCCGTCATGGTCGATGGTGTCACGTGTCCATGCCTGACGCAGTATCTCAACGACCTCATGGCTGCGCTTGTAACGAAACGCGCTGTCGGCCACTTCACCGGGAAAGTCGGAACTGATGACGTTGAGCGTCAGGCGGCCTTTCAGCATGTGGTCGAGCGTGGCCACCGTGCGTGCGAGCATGATCGGCTGCATCTCGCCGCAGCGTATCGCCGCGAGGAAATTGATACGGTCGCTGATCGGCGCGCAGCCGGCGACGAAGCTCAGCGTATCCTGCCCGACCTGATAGGATGAGGGGCAGAGGATGTTGCGGAAACCGAGTTCCTCGGCCTTTTTGACGATATCGGAACAATGCTCAAAACTGGAGCGCAGGCTACCGTCAGGCACGCCCAGATAGGCGTAATCATCGGAGCACAAAGCGGAAAACCAGGAGACCTCGGCAGCATCGAGATCAGCGGATGTAACGGGTACGACGGTCATGCAATTCCTCCTCAGGGCCGCTCTTGTTTTTCTTGCATAACATCAAGAAATATGTAAATCAATGATGTATCAATTTTTGTTTCGGGGAGGAAACGGCATCATGAAACACACTGGCGGCAGCCTGCCCATGTATCTGCAGATCGCTGAAATGCTGGTGCGCGAGGTGGCCGCGGGCCGGCTGATCGACGGCGAAAAGCTGGCGCCGGAACGGGATATGGCTGCCGATCTCGGCATCGCCGTCGGCACGCTTCGCAAGTCGCTCGCAGAACTGCAGGAGCGCGGGTTGCTGGAACGCGTGCAGGGTTCGGGCAATTACATCCGTGCCGTCAGCGATCCGCAAAGCGTTTACGCCTTCTTCCGTCTTGAGATGATCGAGGGCGGCGGCCTGCCGACGGCTGAGGTTCTGGATGTGGCGCGGCTTGCCAAGCCCGCCGCCCTGCCCGCTTTCGGCACCTCAGCGGAAGGACATCGCATCCGCCGCCTCCGGCGCATTGCCGGAAAACCGGCGGCAATCGAGGAAATCTGGCTTGATGGCTCTTATGTCGACACGATCGCCATCGAGCACATGTCGGAATCCCTCTATCTCTATTACCGCACCCGTCTCAATCTCTGGATATCGAAGGCGGAAGACCGCATCGACCTGGGCGATGTACCCGAATGGGCGCCCGAGGCCTTCGGTCAGAAGCCGGGCGCGCCGGTGCCGCGCGTGCTGCGTCTCAGCCAGGCGCAGGATGGCGCGGTGGCTGAAGTTTCATGGACCTGGTTCGACCATACGGTTGCCCGCTACGTTTCTCGCATACGTTGAGATCACCGCATATTCGCGTGATCCACATGGAGGCAAGAATTTGACGGGAGGCAAGGAAGCGACAACCTGCCTTGCGGCGAGTTTCGCCACTATATTTCTTTAAATCAACAACTTAATAGTTTTTGATTTCTGTCAGAAATAAAATTGATACACTATTGATTTCCTTTTTGTGAAAGGTAATATCACGGAATTAGGGAGACAGGCGTTTCGCCATCCCACGTTATCGCCGGATAATCGGAACAGATTTTCGACAGAGCGATGCGTGGAACTTGAAGGTTGATACCGGCTTTTGCGTCCATCCGGATTTTGGACGCGCCGGTTGTGAGGAGGAAAATATGGCTTCAGTCAGCCTGCGCAAGCTGGACAAGAGTTACGGTGCCCTGCGCATCGTCAAGGGCATCGACCTTGAAATCAACGATGGCGAATTCGTGGTTTTCGTCGGGCCTTCCGGCTGCGGCAAATCCACGACGCTGCGCATGGTCGCGGGGCTTGAGAGCATCAGCGGCGGTGAGGTCATGATCGGCGATCGCGTCGTCAACCGGCTGCCGCCGCGTGAACGTGACATCGCCATGGTG
Encoded proteins:
- a CDS encoding polysaccharide biosynthesis/export family protein, with translation MRLLNVSILLASAALAGCTVTAASGPDAASIESNASVKFGSKDKQKTAGVDYALIDINSSVLNYVGDTTTTTLLGSFGGGKGGVPALPMGVGDVVQVAIFESQAGGLFIPNDAGSRPGNFISLPNQTVDREGNISVPYAGKIRATGRNVEDVQSEIEERLANRAIEPQVLITKISSRSAQASVLGDVKEPTKVQLSEAGDRVLDVISYAKGLSAPNIESYVTLIRRGKTARVNYNHLVSTPTENIYVVPGDTIMVERERRTYLAFGASGLNGRFEFEDADLKLSDALGKAGGLLDSRADPAQVYVYRTVKRDLLVKLGINTSKFPGQDVPVIFRANLRDPSTFFASTKFPMQDRDIIYVTNSQATELYKFLDLVGSVPATTGNVAEDVLATRNAIRAF
- a CDS encoding efflux RND transporter periplasmic adaptor subunit, producing the protein MKRFWTALSVLAIAAIGAWYFRDRLPLDQIPYLKQFASVSQKTEPAATDTRAQHAQNGQSAPQQGQRQGGGRRNGGPPTVSTIAVDKATLPMDAMATGWAVAADITNIAPLQAGLVTEITAKDGQHIKAGDLILKMDDRIARAAVDKDKANIAADQATLDQAEAAFQRAANLVKQNAEAQQVLDLAKAARDSASAKINADRAALASDQVTLENMEIRAPFDGRLGDISVSPGAYLSAGVNIVTITKYDPIDVSFRLSQRYLPQLREGLEKGTAVNVDPAATGGEAMQGVLRFYDNTVDQTSGTVLAKAEFKNDRGLLWPGQSVNVTAHFVSDEEMIVVPTVSVRPGPKGSFVYTVDENHRVHMTTVEVARSNGDLTAIASGLSGGEHVIVEGQSELTDGQQVVEQFSDKGGADGNLAANVPQEGAGKP
- a CDS encoding efflux RND transporter permease subunit, with translation MISNFCINRPVATTLLAIGLVLAGLAGFRLLPVAALPKVDFPTISVSSSLSGASPQTMATSVTTPLVKQFETIPGVSEISATNTLGNSSIVLQFDLNRDIDAAAADVQAAISRAQRQLPSNMTTTPSYRKTNPADAPVLLLAVNSKEMPTSKVDEIAEDIISPLLSTISGVAQVSIYGAQTYAVRIGLDPAQLQARGLGVDTVTTAIAQANNQVPVGALQNDNQRLTIEADTQRTDAAAFRSLVVATNNGAPIHLGDIANVTDSIDNTNAGSWFDGEQAIVLAVQRQPDANTVDVVDAIKAKLPALRQQLPPSVNINVMNDASTAITDAISDVQFTLFLTIGLVVAVIYLFTGHLTATIIPGLAVPLSLITAFGAMYVLGYSIDNISLLGLTLSVGLVVDDAIVMLENILRLHEKGLTMREAALQGAAEVSNTILSMSISLVAVFIPILLMGGVIGRLFNEFGMVVTLAIMASALVSLTVTPMLASRLSGNSSRPPAIVRWFDAGFERTLRGYGRAVGWCLSHRRVVLASFLASIAASLFLFETLPSSFFPQEDIGRLSVSTQAREDISYTAMRDLQAQVADQIRKNPAVVHVTSIVGGNSRNPLNNGSMFVELKPKEQRAPLSQVLTELGQATSKVAGIRTYINPQQSLRFGGRSSASQYQLVVQGLNADTTNDWSNKLMEAMRRDHTFTSVTSDAQNGAIAATISVDPEKAAAFGITNDQLRKTLEMSFGGYTAAQIQSTGDSYDVIIEFDSSKQWNDDFLSDINILSAKSGVLVPLSNFASLTRTQAPVTINQTGQLVSTTISFNLPDGVALSDATSQIDQLKSTIGLPQDVFTSYGGTAAIFQQSQGNTGILILAAVLTIYVVLGVLYESFIHPLTILSGLPAAAFGALVALKVMGMDFSIIALIGLLMLIGIVKKNAIMMIDVAVELMREKAEPPVTAIHEACVRRFRPIMMTTFCALLGALPIALGSGASSELRQPLGVAVVGGLIVSQLLTLFITPVIFVEMDRFGHFLTGLFSRKKPAGKHAEPQKPESEGQPDSVAA
- a CDS encoding flavin reductase family protein, coding for MAMAEAIKMPNEHVFVPGGENSRSFRNALGAFTTGVTVVTATTPEGPIGMTVNSFASVSLDPPLVLWSPAKNSSRYPAFSGATHFAIHVLSADQDVLSARFTRNGRAFDDLDWEMNDEGVPVIPGTLARFECRQAAAHDAGDHTIIVGEVLRAAHRDGDPLCFSGGAFGRFSRQ
- a CDS encoding aldo/keto reductase is translated as MERIALSETLELSRIVYGMWRIGDDKDTSPAHVQAKIEACLVQGITTMDQADIYGGYTAEAILGGGLKAAPGLRDKIEIVTKCGIVAPAGRHSAARVKHYDTTAGHINASVEASLRDMGTDYVDLLLIHRPDPLIDAEETGKALDALVASGKVKAVGVSNFRPWDFSLLQSAMKNRLVTNQIEMSLLATDSFTNGDLAFLQEKRVSPMAWSPLGGGSLFSGAHGGTMAALQRIGKEQGVDATAVAIAWLLRHPSKIVPVLGTNNIERIKTAADALRVTIDRQTWFELYTLAIGNEVP
- a CDS encoding LLM class flavin-dependent oxidoreductase, yielding MTVVPVTSADLDAAEVSWFSALCSDDYAYLGVPDGSLRSSFEHCSDIVKKAEELGFRNILCPSSYQVGQDTLSFVAGCAPISDRINFLAAIRCGEMQPIMLARTVATLDHMLKGRLTLNVISSDFPGEVADSAFRYKRSHEVVEILRQAWTRDTIDHDGEIYQFKGVSTEPARPYQQNGGPLLYFGGYSPDALELCGAQCDVYLMWPETKDQLADRMRAANERAAAHGRTLDYGLRVHMVVRDTEQEAREYAEHLVSKLDDEYGQLIRNRAHDSGSLGVSHQARARELADKFGYVEPNLWTGIGRARSGCGAALVGSTDQVLSTLEEYQKMGIRAFILSGYPHIDEAEHFGSKVLPQMKTCSLPHAYGRVPSETPATPLGNGERH
- a CDS encoding GntR family transcriptional regulator, yielding MKHTGGSLPMYLQIAEMLVREVAAGRLIDGEKLAPERDMAADLGIAVGTLRKSLAELQERGLLERVQGSGNYIRAVSDPQSVYAFFRLEMIEGGGLPTAEVLDVARLAKPAALPAFGTSAEGHRIRRLRRIAGKPAAIEEIWLDGSYVDTIAIEHMSESLYLYYRTRLNLWISKAEDRIDLGDVPEWAPEAFGQKPGAPVPRVLRLSQAQDGAVAEVSWTWFDHTVARYVSRIR